A region from the Candidatus Methylacidiphilales bacterium genome encodes:
- the rpe gene encoding ribulose-phosphate 3-epimerase, giving the protein MSEVRPLVIAPSILAANLACMGEEARRAVAGGGDWLHVDIMDGHFVPNISFGVDLLRMLRREVDEITLDVHLMIEQPDRYARDYIENGADILTVHLEAHHNVPRTLRMIRDMGCRAGLAINPLTLIENVYPLLPHVDLLLCMTVNPGFGGQAFIIEVLEKVREARKFIQEHQLNVDIEVDGGVGEITAGPAVTAGANVLVAGTSLFGKKDMGEAIANLRRKATEVTSAG; this is encoded by the coding sequence ATGAGCGAGGTGCGCCCACTGGTGATCGCCCCGTCCATTTTGGCCGCAAACCTGGCCTGCATGGGCGAGGAGGCGCGTCGCGCGGTGGCGGGCGGAGGCGACTGGCTGCATGTCGATATCATGGACGGCCATTTTGTGCCTAACATCTCTTTTGGAGTCGATCTGCTTCGAATGCTGCGGCGCGAGGTGGACGAGATCACGCTGGACGTGCATCTCATGATCGAGCAGCCCGACCGCTATGCGCGTGACTATATTGAAAACGGGGCCGACATCCTGACCGTCCACCTGGAAGCCCATCACAACGTGCCGCGTACGCTGCGAATGATCCGCGACATGGGATGCCGCGCCGGACTGGCCATCAACCCGCTCACCTTGATCGAAAACGTTTATCCGCTGCTGCCCCATGTGGATTTGCTGCTCTGCATGACAGTCAACCCCGGCTTCGGAGGGCAGGCGTTTATCATCGAGGTCCTCGAAAAAGTCCGCGAAGCCCGCAAGTTCATCCAGGAACACCAATTGAATGTTGATATCGAAGTGGATGGAGGAGTCGGCGAAATCACAGCCGGTCCGGCGGTGACCGCCGGAGCCAATGTGCTCGTGGCGGGCACTTCACTTTTTGGAAAGAAGGACATGGGCGAGGCTATCGCAAATTTACGCCGCAAGGCCACCGAGGTGACCTCTGCAGGTTAA
- a CDS encoding VOC family protein, with product MANITRLLHTRYRVNDLEKTVFFYREVLGLKEVRRHKSPRGSELVFFKAPAGDEEIEICSFPASGPVQVQPDLTHLAFEVEDMEAFAAHAASKGYKLSDGPTATGSGSIIAFIDAPEGYEIELIQKGRGL from the coding sequence ATGGCCAATATCACCCGCCTTTTGCACACCCGCTACCGGGTCAATGATCTGGAGAAAACCGTGTTCTTCTACCGGGAAGTGCTCGGCCTCAAGGAAGTCCGGCGCCACAAATCCCCGCGCGGATCGGAACTGGTTTTTTTCAAGGCCCCTGCCGGGGACGAGGAAATTGAAATTTGCAGTTTCCCCGCCAGCGGCCCTGTCCAGGTACAGCCCGACCTGACACATCTGGCGTTCGAGGTCGAGGACATGGAAGCTTTTGCCGCACACGCCGCATCCAAGGGATATAAACTTTCGGACGGGCCGACGGCCACCGGTTCCGGCAGCATCATTGCCTTTATCGATGCCCCGGAAGGCTACGAAATCGAACTGATCCAAAAGGGCAGGGGACTGTAA
- a CDS encoding NAD(P)-dependent glycerol-3-phosphate dehydrogenase has protein sequence MKISVVGAGAWGSAFGKILQRNSHEVRYVHRYDTAWPDGTAGDYVIMAIPCQSARERMKTLPAPQAPVFSLIKGIEVTTHLRVTEIIREVWKENRVGAISGPSLASEVQIQAPTAVVLACDDEELAKAMQQIVHQKMFRTYRSTDVVGVELGGALKNVYALAGGICYGLGLGENGLAGLMTRSLVEMVRIAALHGARMETLYGLSGMGDLFLTAYSGASRNHQVGEALGRGRELQEILSHMGGTAEGVPTTRAVFELVESEKIKAPVVRELYKVLYEGKTPAEGFQDLMVRRVDEE, from the coding sequence ATGAAAATATCGGTTGTTGGCGCAGGGGCATGGGGCAGCGCATTTGGAAAAATCCTGCAACGGAACAGCCATGAGGTCCGCTATGTGCATCGTTATGACACGGCGTGGCCCGATGGCACGGCGGGAGATTACGTAATCATGGCCATTCCATGCCAGTCTGCCCGGGAACGCATGAAAACGCTGCCGGCGCCACAAGCGCCCGTGTTCAGCCTGATCAAAGGTATTGAAGTCACGACACATTTGCGGGTGACCGAAATCATCCGTGAAGTCTGGAAGGAAAACCGCGTTGGCGCCATTTCCGGCCCCAGCCTGGCGTCGGAGGTGCAAATCCAGGCTCCCACGGCCGTTGTTCTGGCCTGCGATGACGAAGAACTTGCAAAGGCGATGCAGCAGATCGTACATCAAAAAATGTTCAGAACCTACCGCAGCACGGATGTGGTTGGCGTGGAACTGGGTGGCGCGTTGAAAAATGTTTACGCCCTGGCCGGTGGAATTTGTTACGGACTGGGACTTGGGGAAAACGGCCTGGCCGGACTGATGACGCGCAGCCTCGTCGAAATGGTCCGGATTGCCGCGTTGCATGGCGCGCGCATGGAAACGCTTTATGGGTTGAGCGGAATGGGCGACCTTTTTCTCACCGCGTACAGCGGGGCCAGCCGGAATCACCAGGTGGGTGAAGCCTTGGGGCGCGGGCGTGAATTGCAGGAAATCCTGAGCCACATGGGAGGGACTGCCGAGGGCGTACCAACCACAAGGGCGGTCTTTGAGCTGGTGGAATCTGAAAAGATCAAGGCGCCGGTCGTTCGGGAATTGTATAAGGTTCTATACGAGGGGAAAACTCCGGCCGAGGGCTTTCAGGACTTGATGGTGCGCCGGGTTGACGAGGAATAA
- the plsY gene encoding glycerol-3-phosphate 1-O-acyltransferase PlsY, which translates to MPSIHHLFCLALFPAGSFTVISMALACFLIGGLPFGFFAGKLKGLDIRDEGSGNIGATNVLRVMGRGWGYTVFALDFLKAFLPVLALRYLLYRNWIHAPPLSNESLLILCGVLVVLGHNYCPYLGFKGGKGMTSSAGFLMALMPWVFLTCFLTWLLFFYATRYVSVASMMASLSVPIATWFFYREKPEYLGLGIILFALGIWRHRTNIVRLAQGTEHRFGDKKA; encoded by the coding sequence ATGCCCAGCATTCATCACTTATTCTGCCTCGCTTTGTTTCCGGCGGGGAGTTTTACGGTCATTTCAATGGCTCTTGCCTGTTTCCTGATCGGGGGGCTGCCGTTTGGCTTTTTCGCAGGCAAGCTCAAGGGGCTCGACATCCGGGATGAGGGCAGCGGCAACATCGGTGCCACAAACGTCCTCCGGGTCATGGGGCGAGGCTGGGGCTACACCGTGTTCGCCCTCGATTTTTTAAAAGCCTTCCTGCCGGTCTTGGCGCTCCGGTACCTGCTGTATCGGAATTGGATCCATGCGCCGCCGCTTTCAAATGAAAGCCTGTTGATTCTCTGCGGTGTGCTGGTGGTGCTGGGGCATAATTATTGCCCCTACCTCGGCTTCAAGGGGGGCAAGGGGATGACCTCTTCGGCGGGATTTTTGATGGCCTTGATGCCCTGGGTCTTTCTCACATGCTTCCTGACCTGGCTGCTGTTTTTCTATGCAACACGCTATGTGTCCGTGGCATCGATGATGGCCTCGCTTTCCGTACCTATCGCAACCTGGTTTTTTTATAGGGAAAAACCTGAATATCTGGGCCTTGGAATTATTTTGTTCGCGCTCGGGATTTGGCGGCACCGCACCAATATAGTCCGCCTTGCGCAGGGAACTGAACACAGATTTGGAGACAAGAAAGCATGA
- a CDS encoding tetratricopeptide repeat protein yields the protein MSESPADQLTGSQLETFQKAKEASNRNNPAYAITLLRQIVDETPGHLESRRLLRANEMMKVKSASALDKLKIQPLILRGRGALSKSPKEAMNLAEDALENDPRSDQGNQLLSDAALALNLLDVAILALETLREAKPSNLDNLKALGKLYLDRKLPEKAQAVFDAALKIKPNDGEALKGMKDASAVHASQQGSWEENLDYRASLKDEKQSAELEQESRVVKSSEAIDQQLEKLLELYGQNNNNLSVVIKIASLYERKEDLISATNFLNWASHLTNQGDPEIEKRLDKIKTRQQEESMAAKRHAIEAAPADQQPALLEELKALEAQFADYRLQSAKESVARYPNDNMLRYELGKALAEAGQYKEAIPELQQAVKHPNVRYQAFNMLGFVFWKRNMLDFAVKQFQTAESEMLVMDDLKKEIIYNLGCVYDEAGKKDLGLEQFKKIYEVDSQYRDVAQRVESSYGH from the coding sequence ATGTCCGAATCGCCTGCCGACCAGTTGACGGGGTCTCAACTCGAAACTTTTCAAAAAGCCAAAGAAGCTTCCAATCGCAATAATCCCGCGTACGCCATCACCCTTTTGCGCCAGATCGTGGATGAGACCCCGGGCCATTTGGAATCCCGCCGCCTCCTGCGTGCCAATGAGATGATGAAGGTCAAGTCCGCTTCCGCGCTGGACAAATTAAAAATACAGCCGCTCATTCTGCGCGGCAGGGGCGCCCTGAGTAAATCCCCAAAGGAAGCCATGAACCTGGCCGAAGACGCGCTGGAGAATGATCCTCGCAGCGATCAGGGCAACCAGCTCCTTTCCGATGCGGCGCTGGCCTTGAATCTCTTGGACGTGGCCATTCTGGCGTTGGAAACATTGCGTGAAGCCAAGCCGTCCAACCTTGATAATTTAAAGGCCTTGGGAAAATTGTACCTGGATCGGAAATTGCCCGAAAAGGCCCAGGCTGTTTTTGACGCCGCCCTCAAGATCAAACCAAACGATGGCGAGGCCCTCAAGGGAATGAAAGATGCCAGCGCCGTGCACGCTTCCCAGCAGGGCTCATGGGAGGAAAATCTCGATTATCGTGCTTCACTTAAGGACGAAAAGCAATCAGCCGAACTTGAGCAGGAAAGCAGGGTCGTCAAGTCTTCGGAGGCCATCGACCAGCAATTGGAGAAACTGCTGGAGCTCTATGGCCAGAATAACAACAACTTGAGCGTCGTCATCAAGATTGCCAGCCTTTACGAGCGCAAGGAAGATTTGATCTCGGCAACGAATTTTTTGAATTGGGCCAGCCACCTGACCAATCAAGGCGATCCTGAAATCGAAAAGCGCCTCGATAAAATAAAGACCCGCCAGCAGGAGGAATCCATGGCGGCCAAGCGCCATGCGATCGAAGCCGCCCCGGCGGACCAGCAACCCGCCCTGCTGGAAGAACTCAAGGCGCTGGAAGCGCAATTTGCCGATTATCGACTACAGAGCGCCAAAGAAAGCGTGGCACGGTATCCGAACGACAACATGCTGCGTTACGAACTCGGAAAAGCGCTGGCAGAAGCCGGGCAATACAAGGAGGCCATTCCCGAGTTGCAACAGGCCGTCAAGCACCCCAACGTGCGCTATCAGGCCTTTAACATGCTGGGATTCGTATTTTGGAAACGCAACATGCTGGACTTCGCCGTCAAACAATTTCAGACCGCAGAGTCCGAGATGCTGGTCATGGACGACCTGAAAAAGGAAATCATTTACAACTTGGGCTGCGTTTATGATGAGGCCGGGAAGAAAGATCTGGGGTTGGAGCAGTTCAAAAAAATCTACGAAGTCGATTCCCAGTACCGGGATGTCGCACAGCGGGTGGAATCGTCCTACGGCCATTGA